One region of Mycobacterium riyadhense genomic DNA includes:
- a CDS encoding YbhB/YbcL family Raf kinase inhibitor-like protein: MWAGVGLALLAVLAVCGDTTVAAAPTTDPLTIASPAFSDGAPIPAQYTCKGANVAPPLTWSAPLGAALVVDDPDARGGLFVHWIVAGIAFGSGRTADGQTPGGGISLPNSAGQAAYTGPCPPAGTGTHHYRFTLYQLPNTFELPSGLAGVQAAQAIAQAATAQAQLTGTFEG, from the coding sequence ATGTGGGCCGGCGTCGGTTTGGCCCTGCTGGCGGTGCTAGCCGTCTGCGGCGACACCACTGTCGCGGCGGCGCCGACGACTGATCCGTTGACGATCGCCAGCCCCGCGTTCAGCGATGGCGCTCCGATCCCAGCGCAGTACACCTGCAAGGGGGCAAATGTAGCGCCACCGTTGACGTGGTCGGCGCCGTTGGGCGCGGCACTGGTGGTTGACGACCCCGATGCCCGAGGCGGGCTGTTCGTCCACTGGATCGTGGCCGGAATTGCCTTCGGTTCGGGTAGGACCGCCGATGGTCAGACTCCAGGTGGCGGGATCAGCCTGCCGAATTCGGCTGGTCAGGCCGCGTACACCGGGCCCTGCCCGCCGGCCGGTACGGGGACGCATCACTACCGGTTTACCCTCTACCAGTTGCCGAATACGTTCGAACTCCCTTCGGGACTCGCGGGGGTGCAAGCGGCGCAGGCGATAGCACAAGCGGCCACCGCGCAGGCCCAGCTCACTGGAACATTCGAAGGCTGA
- a CDS encoding zinc-binding dehydrogenase: MRTVVITKHGDPSVLQVQQRPDPPPPGPGQLRIVVRAAGVNFADHLARVGLYPDAPKLPAVVGYEVSGTVEAVGDGVDANRVGERVLAGTRFGGYAEIVNVAAADSVPLPDALSFEQGAAIPVNYSTAWAALHGYGSLRAGERVLIHAAAGGVGIAAIQFAKAAGAEVHGTASPGKHRKLAELGVDRAIDYRRDGWWKGLEPYDLVLDALGGTSLRRSYDLLRPGGRLVGYGISNMQQGEKRSLRRIAPHALSMLRGFNLMKQLEESKTVIGLNMLRLWDDRGSIEPWIAPLTKVLDGTLAPIVHAAVPFAEAPTAHRILAARENIGKVVLVP, translated from the coding sequence ATGCGCACAGTCGTCATCACCAAGCACGGCGATCCATCGGTCTTGCAGGTGCAGCAACGGCCCGACCCGCCTCCACCGGGCCCGGGTCAGCTGCGGATCGTCGTTCGCGCTGCGGGGGTGAACTTCGCCGACCACCTCGCCCGTGTCGGTCTTTATCCAGACGCACCCAAGCTTCCGGCGGTGGTGGGCTACGAAGTTTCCGGAACGGTGGAGGCCGTTGGCGACGGCGTCGATGCGAATCGCGTCGGCGAACGAGTCTTGGCCGGTACCCGATTCGGCGGCTATGCCGAAATTGTCAACGTGGCCGCCGCCGACTCGGTGCCACTGCCCGATGCGCTGAGCTTCGAACAAGGCGCCGCCATCCCGGTCAACTACTCGACCGCGTGGGCGGCTCTACATGGCTATGGGTCGTTGCGCGCCGGGGAGCGGGTGCTGATTCATGCCGCGGCTGGCGGGGTGGGCATCGCGGCCATTCAGTTCGCCAAGGCCGCCGGAGCCGAAGTGCACGGCACCGCGTCGCCCGGAAAGCACCGAAAGCTTGCCGAATTGGGCGTTGACCGTGCGATCGATTACCGCCGCGATGGCTGGTGGAAAGGCCTCGAACCGTATGACCTCGTGCTCGATGCACTTGGCGGGACGTCACTGCGGCGGTCCTATGATCTGCTCCGCCCAGGCGGAAGGCTTGTGGGCTATGGGATTTCGAATATGCAACAGGGTGAGAAGCGATCGTTGCGCAGGATTGCCCCACACGCATTGTCCATGCTGCGAGGCTTCAACCTGATGAAGCAACTTGAGGAGTCGAAAACGGTGATCGGGCTGAACATGCTGCGGTTGTGGGACGACCGTGGCTCGATCGAACCCTGGATCGCGCCGCTGACCAAGGTGCTTGACGGTACGCTCGCGCCGATCGTTCACGCGGCGGTGCCGTTCGCCGAAGCGCCCACGGCGCACCGGATTCTTGCCGCGCGGGAGAACATCGGCAAGGTCGTGCTGGTTCCATAA
- a CDS encoding ArsR/SmtB family transcription factor, protein MASCDRICDRVFAALANPVRRKLLEMLCRQPLSAGELSERFALSRPAVAEHLKVLREAGLVDDQPQGRRRIYRLTAEPLAELGEWLHPFEKFWRARLAALAETAEKLE, encoded by the coding sequence GTGGCCAGCTGCGACCGTATCTGCGACCGTGTGTTCGCGGCGCTGGCTAATCCAGTGCGTCGCAAGCTGCTTGAAATGCTGTGCCGGCAGCCACTTTCCGCCGGCGAACTCAGTGAGCGGTTCGCGCTCAGTCGCCCGGCCGTCGCCGAGCACCTCAAGGTGTTGCGGGAAGCCGGCCTAGTGGACGACCAGCCGCAAGGACGCCGGCGCATCTATCGGCTGACTGCAGAACCACTGGCCGAACTCGGCGAGTGGTTGCATCCGTTCGAAAAGTTCTGGCGTGCGCGACTGGCCGCTCTCGCCGAGACGGCAGAGAAGCTGGAATGA